TTCTTTAGATGAGCAAAAAGCCATCACAGACTTCCTTGACCAAAAAACGTCCCAAATCGATGCCGTAGTCCAAAAAAACGAAGGGATCATCAAAAAGTTAAGAGAATACCGCCAATCACTCATTTCAGAAGTCGTAACAGGTAAAATGGATGTGCGCGAAGCTGTGGAGGTGGACGTATAATGAATACCCCTGACATGCTGAAAGAAAAAGAATTTCAGGCGTTGGTTAAGAATCATCTCATCGGCGAGCATAGCTATTTCGAGGGGACGAATGCGGATTACGATAACCATTACGCTATCGATACGACGCAATTGTTCGCCTTTTTAGAGGATACACAACCGAAAGCGATGCGAAAATTAACGGAGATTTATAAAGGACAAACCCGCAAAAAAATCCTCTTCCGATTGGACCAGGAGCTGAAGCGTCGCGGTATGATCGATGTCCTCCGAAAAGGGATCAAGGATTATGGAGTCCAGTTGCAGCTCGCTTATTTCCAGCCCCCAACAACCCTTAACAAAGAGTTGCTGGAGCTTTATAAGAAAAACCGGTTATCAGTCACTGAAGAACTGGTTCATAAAAAAGGAGAGCGTATCGATCTTGTGGTCTTCTTAAACGGACTTCCCGTTTTAGCGTTTGAACTGAAAAATGAGTTTACAGGTCAGGACGCTGCCTATGCGAAGGAACAATGGAAACAAGATCGAAGCGGACAACATCAGTTGTTCCGTTTCAAAGAGCGAACGATTGCCGTATTTGCAATGGATACAAGTGAAGCATTTATGGCTACAAAATTAGACGGGGAGAATACGTATTTCCTTCCGTTCAACAAAGGACAGAATGGCGGAAAAGGCAATCCAATTGTTGAAGGGAAGCACAGCACTCATTACATCTGGGAGGACCTCCTCGCTCCCGACCAGCTTCTTGAGGTGCTCGATAAATTTGTGTTCCTCTCTGTTGAAGAAGAGGAAGGGGACGATGGGAAAATCCGACGAAAAGAAAAAGTCATCTTCCCTCGCTATCATCAGCGGGATGCGGTGAAAAGTGTGGTGATGGATGCTAAGGCTAATGGGCCCGGCGCATCCTATCTCATCCAGCACAGTGCCGGAAGCGGGAAAACCAATTCGATTTCCTGGTTATCGCACCGATTAGCGACGCTTCACAATAATGAAAATGAAGCTGTTTTTGATGGTACGATTGTTGTTACAGACCGTAAAGTCTTGGACAAACAATTGCAAAAAGCCGTCTACCAACTAGAGCATAAAGCAGGTATGGTCGCTAAAATCGAGGAAGACTCCTCCCAGCTAGCAGACGCGTTAAATAACGAGACGAAAATTATCATTACGACGATTCAAAAGTTCCCGTATATCTTAGATAAACTTGGGACGCTTAAAGATAAGAACTACGCAATCATCATTGATGAAGCGCACTCCTCAACAAGCGGGAAGAACATGGCTGCGCTCACAACGGGACTGACGCTTGAAGAAGCGGCGGAACTTGATCAGAACGAGGAAAAAAACACACGAGATACTGAAGATCAGATCGTAGAAGATATCCGGCGCATCGGAAAACAAGAGAATATCAGCTTCTTCGCATTTACAGCTACCCCTAAAGGATCGACTTTACGCATGTTTGGAACCGAAGGGGAAGACGGGAAGCCACGGCCGTTTCACCTGTACAGCATGAAGCAAGCGATCGAAGAAGGCTTCATTATGGATGTATTACAAAACTATATGACGTACAACATGTATTATCGTGTTGCCAAACAAATTCAGGATGACCCTGAGTTTGAAGCTGCCAAAGCGACGAAAGCTATCTCGCGTTTTGTAAGTCTTCATCCACACAACATTGATCAGAAAACGGAAGTTATCGTAGAGCATTTTCGAAAAGTTTCTAGTACGAAAATCGGCGGTCAGGCCAAAGCCATGGTGGTTACTTCATCTCGTCTCCATGCGGTCCGCTATAAGCTTGCCTTTGAAAAGTACATCAAGAAGAAGGGGTATAAAGATTTAAACACCCTTGTCGCTTTTTCAGGTACCGTAAAAGATGGTGGGGAAGAATATACTGAGCCTGGCATGAACGGGTTCGCTGAAAAGCAACTACCACAAAAGTTTGATACAGATGACTATCAAATCCTTCTATTGGCGGAGAAGTATCAAACAGGCTTTGACCAACCGAAATTGCACACTATGTATGTGGATAAGAAACTCTCTGGGGTTAAGGCCGTTCAAACACTCTCTCGCTTGAATCGAACTTACCCAGGTAAAGAAAATACGTTTGTTCTTGACTTTGTAAACGATCCTGAAGGCATAAGGGAAGCGTTTGAACCCTACTATGAAGACACCGTATTAGAAGGGGACCTGGATCCTAATGAACTATATAGCATTCAACAGGAACTTGAAGCATATATGGTTTTAAAAGAAGAAGAGATTAATGGATTTGTAGACATTCTTTATAAGGATAGCCACACGAAACGAGATCAAGAGCTATCCAATAATTACATTGATCAGGCGAAGCGACGATATGAGGGGCTTACTGATGAAGAGAAAAGAGATTTTGTCAGCAAAGCTAAAAAGTTAAACAGTATCTATATGTTAGTATTGCAAGTCACGCCGTTTGAGGATCCTGATTTGCATAAACTTTGGGTTTACCTCCGTTACCTCTTAAAAAAGATTTCTCTAAAAAAGGGGGATAAGGTAGAACTCCAGGATAAAGTTGTTCTGGAATACTATTCTCTAAAGAAAAATGAAGAAGCTAATATCTCCTTAGGGGAAGATAATGAAGCTTACACCGTAAACCTTGACGTGAGTGGCGGGGGTAAACAAGATGAACCTCCAAAGGATCCACTCACAGCCATATTAGAACGGTTAAATACTAGAAACGGTACGGAGTTTGGAGAACACGAAAAGTTGAACATTCAGCAGATCGTGGATATTGCAACCGAAGATAAAACGCTCCAAACGCAAGCTCAAAATAACACATTTCAAGATTTTGAACTCGGATTCAAAAAACGTTTTATGGATTATGTCGTAGAAGGATACGATAAAAATCAGGGATTCTTCGATAAGATTTTGAGTGATGACTTCTTCCAGGAGCAAATACAGGAATATATCGGAGAGTACGTTTATGAAAAGTTGACAAAGTAAAAGGTCGTCCTGACGTTTAAGCACAAAACGTAAACAAAATGAAAATGTTTTATTTAGAGGTGGCATCGAAACACTAGGAAAAGCCTAAAGGTGATCTCTAGAATATATAGAGGTCACCTCTTTCAATTATACACGAAGAGGCTTTCATCATCGTGTGTAATTGTATAGAAAATTAAAGTCTAGTAGCAATATTATCTATAAAAGTATTTTGGATACTCTTACATGGTAGAATAATAGTAAAAATGAAAGTGGAAAAGAAGGTGAACAATATGATGGATAAGAAAAATATTCATGTAGTAGGCGCGGTAATCGTAAGCGATGGAGAAATTCTCTGTGCGCAACGAGGCCCTGATAAGTCACTTCCTCATTTATGGGAATTCCCAGGTGGGAAAATTGAAGAGGGGGAAACTCATCAGGAAACGTTGAAGAGAGAGATTGAAGAAGAGATGCACTGCAAGGTACATGTAGGTGAAAGAGTGGACCATACTGTTCATGAGTACGACTTTGGAATTGTTCATCTCACTACATACTATTGTAAGCTTCAGCAAGGAACCCCTACGCTAACAGAACATATAGAGTTCAGATGGCTTGCTCCTAATGAGCTAAAGTCTCTTGAATGGGCGCCAGCTGATGTGCCCGCAATTGAAAAATTATCACAAGCAACGCTATAACTACAGCTAAGCTACTCTAGAAATAGAGTAGCTTTTGTTAAATTATTGAAAGCACTGCCCCTTCATAATACAATTAGACTACAAAAGTGTTAAAGAATGGAGAATGTTTGTGGGAGATATTGTTCGTAATCTAGAAGATTCACTTCATAGAAGCTTCATCGATCATCGGCACCGGTATTCAGAAATGTATTCACCGAAGCTGCTAGTAAACAGGTCACCAGGCGGGGAAACAGTACTATCTAGTATTTTAGAGGAGATTGAGCACTGTCACTCTTTCATTTTTTCCGTCGCTTTTATTACAGAGAGCGGACTCGCCACTTTAAAGTCCCAGCTGTTAGATTTACATAGTAAAGGAATTAAAGGAAAAATCTTAACCTCTACTTTTTTGCAATTTAATAAACCAAAAGTGTTTCGAGAATTACTTAAATTAAAGAATGTAGAAGTTAGGTTAACGAGTCTTCCGGGATTTCATTCAAAAGGGTACATATTTGAACATGAGAATTATCACTCTCTTATCGTAGGCAGTTCCAATCTTACTGCACATGCATTAAAAGTAAATTATGAGTGGAATATTAAGTTAACCTCTCATGAGAATGGGGAAATTATTCATCATTTCAATAACCAGTTCGATGAGGTTTGGAAAGAGTCTGTACCTCTAAATGAGGACTGGATTAACCGTTATGAAATCGACTATCTAGCGAATCTCGATCGACCAGCAGAACAAATTCAGGAAATGCCTGGCGCTTATGAGATTAACCCTGTTAAAGAAGCAATAGAAATTGAACCAAACAATATGCAAGTACCC
The nucleotide sequence above comes from Pontibacillus chungwhensis. Encoded proteins:
- a CDS encoding type I restriction endonuclease subunit R, with product MNTPDMLKEKEFQALVKNHLIGEHSYFEGTNADYDNHYAIDTTQLFAFLEDTQPKAMRKLTEIYKGQTRKKILFRLDQELKRRGMIDVLRKGIKDYGVQLQLAYFQPPTTLNKELLELYKKNRLSVTEELVHKKGERIDLVVFLNGLPVLAFELKNEFTGQDAAYAKEQWKQDRSGQHQLFRFKERTIAVFAMDTSEAFMATKLDGENTYFLPFNKGQNGGKGNPIVEGKHSTHYIWEDLLAPDQLLEVLDKFVFLSVEEEEGDDGKIRRKEKVIFPRYHQRDAVKSVVMDAKANGPGASYLIQHSAGSGKTNSISWLSHRLATLHNNENEAVFDGTIVVTDRKVLDKQLQKAVYQLEHKAGMVAKIEEDSSQLADALNNETKIIITTIQKFPYILDKLGTLKDKNYAIIIDEAHSSTSGKNMAALTTGLTLEEAAELDQNEEKNTRDTEDQIVEDIRRIGKQENISFFAFTATPKGSTLRMFGTEGEDGKPRPFHLYSMKQAIEEGFIMDVLQNYMTYNMYYRVAKQIQDDPEFEAAKATKAISRFVSLHPHNIDQKTEVIVEHFRKVSSTKIGGQAKAMVVTSSRLHAVRYKLAFEKYIKKKGYKDLNTLVAFSGTVKDGGEEYTEPGMNGFAEKQLPQKFDTDDYQILLLAEKYQTGFDQPKLHTMYVDKKLSGVKAVQTLSRLNRTYPGKENTFVLDFVNDPEGIREAFEPYYEDTVLEGDLDPNELYSIQQELEAYMVLKEEEINGFVDILYKDSHTKRDQELSNNYIDQAKRRYEGLTDEEKRDFVSKAKKLNSIYMLVLQVTPFEDPDLHKLWVYLRYLLKKISLKKGDKVELQDKVVLEYYSLKKNEEANISLGEDNEAYTVNLDVSGGGKQDEPPKDPLTAILERLNTRNGTEFGEHEKLNIQQIVDIATEDKTLQTQAQNNTFQDFELGFKKRFMDYVVEGYDKNQGFFDKILSDDFFQEQIQEYIGEYVYEKLTK
- a CDS encoding (deoxy)nucleoside triphosphate pyrophosphohydrolase, with translation MDKKNIHVVGAVIVSDGEILCAQRGPDKSLPHLWEFPGGKIEEGETHQETLKREIEEEMHCKVHVGERVDHTVHEYDFGIVHLTTYYCKLQQGTPTLTEHIEFRWLAPNELKSLEWAPADVPAIEKLSQATL